In Candidatus Zymogenus saltonus, the genomic window ATTGCCAAATCTGGAACACATATAACCTACAAAAAGTGGCCCCAAGGTATACCCCAACATCATCATGAAGAACTGGGCCAGGCTGTAAGATATCGCGCGAAGCCCGGGCTGGACCACGTCCTGGGTTACGGCGGAGCCGGCCGATGCGAACATGGGAGCGGTAAATCCAAAGAGGATTAGAAAAATATATTGAGTTTGACCCTCTGTGTAGTTGAAAGCAATCATAAGAAATATCGCCGTTAGAATAGAGCTAATCGCGGGAAACGCCATTCTGGCGTTGAGTCTTCTCTTCCTCCACTTATCTGCTATGAAACCACCGAAGGGAGCGCCGATGATGGCAAGGAGAAAGATAACGGAGGTTTTTGTTCCGGCCTTAAACATATCGAGGCCCTCGATTCTGTGAAAATAAAGAGGGAGAAAGGTGATAAGAGACGTGGTGACAAATGTGCTGCCGACGTAACCGAGGTATGTAAAGATTACCGAGGGTGTTTTGGCAAATTCCTTCACTATTTCCCAAAAGCTCATCTTTTCGTGTGTGGCGGGGTCTTCCGGTATGAAGTGCTCCGTCTTTCCCTTTACGATCTGCGCGGTCTTGTAATCCTTTACCCAGAAGAAGAGAATTGCCACGAAGAGGCCGGGTATGGCAGTGAGACCGAAGGCATATCGCCAACCGATTGTCTCTGCAATTTGGCCGCCCAGAATGACTCCCAGGGCACTACCTAACGGTATCGCCGCAGTAAAGTAGCCGTTCATGGTAGCCCGTCTCTCCTCAGGGAAATATGCGGCAATCATGGCGTGGCCTCCGGGGGTGTACGCCGCCTCCCCGATTCCGATTACAGACCTCAGCGACAGGAGCTGCTTGAAATTTTTCGTAAGGGCGCAGGCCCCGGCGGCGATG contains:
- a CDS encoding MFS transporter gives rise to the protein MSEKTTSGAEAEFPVSRGYSYYVFTLLFLLYVFDYIDRMVVSSLFPFLIKDWGITTVQCSWLASIVTISMTIFVFPVSLLVDRWSRKKTIGLMAVLWSIAAGACALTKNFKQLLSLRSVIGIGEAAYTPGGHAMIAAYFPEERRATMNGYFTAAIPLGSALGVILGGQIAETIGWRYAFGLTAIPGLFVAILFFWVKDYKTAQIVKGKTEHFIPEDPATHEKMSFWEIVKEFAKTPSVIFTYLGYVGSTFVTTSLITFLPLYFHRIEGLDMFKAGTKTSVIFLLAIIGAPFGGFIADKWRKRRLNARMAFPAISSILTAIFLMIAFNYTEGQTQYIFLILFGFTAPMFASAGSAVTQDVVQPGLRAISYSLAQFFMMMLGYTLGPLFVGYMCSRFGNDFDLLPGFGLLPLFTLFGGVMFFIGSYYYVRDLKKVARVKLVEEKK